One genomic window of Neochlamydia sp. AcF84 includes the following:
- a CDS encoding DUF1343 domain-containing protein, protein MRYFLSLIILVNFLANYLQAAPQVQVGADLLFTKDYVHLLKNKRIGLITNHTAVNSQMKSTASLLQSHAKQYDFTLAALFAPEHGITGSAHASEFIKDEKDSAGIPIFSLHGATRRPTDKMLAQLDLLLYDIQDIGSRSYTYITTLFYVMEEAAKRQIPVIVLDRPNPINGKVIDGPLLEEKWRSIVGYINVPYCHGMTVGELARYFNDQGKVGCQLEVIPMRGWHRNMTFQDTGLPWIPTSPYIPEATTAYYYPVTGILGELQMVNTGIGYTLPFKVLGAPWIDAKIFAHHLNSQKFPGVYFEPFYYRPFYGRFANKDCKGVIIIITNHLTYKPVSTQYLLIGILKSLYPKEFKEALANSQDRKAMFCKVNGTDKVYQIIKEEKNIVWKLRSLHEKEREKFAHQRKKYLISSYAED, encoded by the coding sequence ATGCGCTATTTTCTTTCCTTGATTATCCTCGTTAATTTTTTAGCTAATTACTTACAAGCAGCTCCGCAAGTTCAGGTTGGCGCAGATCTTTTATTTACAAAAGATTACGTTCACCTACTTAAAAACAAGAGAATTGGGTTAATTACTAATCATACTGCTGTCAACAGCCAAATGAAATCCACTGCTTCTTTACTCCAATCTCATGCTAAGCAATACGATTTTACTCTTGCAGCTCTTTTTGCTCCCGAACATGGGATCACAGGTTCTGCGCATGCCTCCGAATTTATAAAAGATGAAAAAGACTCTGCTGGTATTCCTATTTTTAGCCTGCACGGCGCCACGCGTCGCCCGACAGATAAAATGCTCGCCCAGCTAGATCTGCTTCTTTACGATATTCAGGATATCGGGTCACGCTCTTATACTTATATCACCACCCTATTTTACGTAATGGAGGAGGCAGCAAAACGTCAGATTCCTGTCATTGTTCTTGATCGTCCTAATCCTATTAATGGTAAGGTGATTGATGGCCCTTTGCTAGAAGAGAAGTGGCGCTCGATAGTAGGATACATTAATGTTCCTTATTGCCATGGAATGACAGTCGGTGAACTGGCGCGCTATTTTAATGATCAAGGCAAGGTAGGTTGCCAGCTTGAAGTTATTCCCATGCGAGGATGGCACAGGAATATGACTTTTCAAGACACAGGCCTTCCGTGGATTCCTACTAGTCCTTATATCCCTGAGGCCACTACAGCTTATTACTATCCTGTGACTGGCATCTTAGGAGAATTGCAAATGGTAAATACGGGCATAGGTTATACCCTTCCTTTTAAAGTCCTGGGGGCTCCCTGGATTGATGCTAAGATCTTTGCCCATCACCTCAATAGCCAAAAATTTCCAGGTGTTTACTTTGAGCCTTTTTACTATCGCCCTTTCTATGGAAGGTTTGCCAACAAAGATTGCAAAGGTGTCATCATCATTATTACTAATCATTTAACATATAAGCCCGTCAGTACTCAATATTTGCTCATTGGAATCTTAAAAAGCCTTTATCCCAAAGAATTTAAAGAAGCTTTAGCTAATTCACAAGATCGCAAGGCAATGTTTTGTAAAGTTAATGGGACAGACAAAGTCTATCAGATTATAAAAGAAGAAAAAAATATTGTCTGGAAGCTGCGTAGCCTTCACGAAAAAGAAAGAGAAAAATTTGCTCATCAAAGAAAAAAATATTTAATTTCTTCCTACGCAGAAGATTAG
- a CDS encoding SulP family inorganic anion transporter encodes MQSKYTDFIPKSIVCFREGYSRPYFLNDLFAGISVGVIALPLALAFAIASGVSPERGLFTAIIAGFLISLLGGSRVQIGGPTGAFVIIVDAVIQKHGYEGLALATLMAGILIVLMGLARLGVLLKFIPYPVITGFTTGIALIIFSSQIKDFFGLEADKVPSEFLEKYKFYYEIAPTWNLWAFLIAFSTLTLIFVLRHYHPRWPGAIIAITLATAAAYFFDLPIETIESKFGGIPRTLPSPSLPHFSYDLFKAVLPDAITIALLGAIESLLSAVVADGMIGTKHKSNGELVAQGLANIGSVIFGGIPATGALARTSANIKMGAKTPVAGMIHALTLLLLMLFLAPLAGKIPLAALAGVLTFVAWNMSELPHVIEILKGHQSDAIILLITFLLTVLIDLTVAVQVGIILAALLFLKRMTDKTTVEICQNLVNENKNEIAEPSDAELLFRKDIPSDVTVFEIRGPFFYSVADLLDEVLFQLNYHPRVFILRLHKTPLIDATGLRAIKQFGLKCKKKGIIFMLADVDDKNYDLFINSGIAEAIGKDLMFKDIEAALAYCK; translated from the coding sequence ATGCAATCTAAATATACGGATTTTATTCCCAAAAGCATTGTATGTTTTCGTGAAGGTTACTCAAGGCCATACTTTTTAAATGATCTTTTTGCAGGAATCAGCGTAGGTGTCATTGCCCTTCCATTAGCTCTGGCTTTCGCCATTGCTTCAGGGGTGTCACCAGAGAGAGGATTATTTACAGCAATTATCGCCGGTTTTCTCATTTCTTTGCTTGGTGGTAGCCGTGTGCAAATTGGGGGTCCAACGGGAGCTTTTGTTATCATCGTAGATGCAGTCATACAAAAGCACGGATATGAAGGGTTAGCTTTGGCCACCCTCATGGCTGGTATCCTGATCGTATTGATGGGGTTGGCACGCTTGGGTGTGCTTCTTAAATTTATTCCCTACCCTGTAATCACAGGGTTTACCACAGGCATTGCACTGATTATTTTTTCTTCGCAAATTAAAGATTTTTTTGGACTAGAGGCAGATAAAGTTCCTTCTGAGTTCCTTGAGAAGTATAAATTCTATTATGAAATCGCACCTACCTGGAACCTATGGGCCTTTTTAATTGCCTTTTCGACGCTCACCTTAATATTTGTATTAAGGCATTATCATCCTAGATGGCCAGGTGCAATCATTGCAATCACTCTAGCTACGGCTGCTGCCTATTTTTTTGATCTTCCTATTGAAACTATTGAATCCAAATTTGGAGGAATCCCTAGAACGCTTCCCAGCCCCTCTCTTCCCCACTTTTCCTATGATCTTTTTAAAGCGGTGCTCCCTGACGCCATTACAATAGCTTTATTAGGGGCTATAGAGTCTTTATTATCCGCTGTTGTGGCTGACGGAATGATAGGAACCAAACATAAATCAAATGGGGAGCTAGTGGCTCAAGGATTAGCTAATATAGGATCAGTAATCTTTGGAGGCATTCCAGCAACGGGAGCCCTTGCCCGTACCTCCGCTAACATAAAAATGGGGGCCAAAACGCCTGTAGCAGGGATGATTCACGCCCTTACCCTTCTTCTGCTTATGCTTTTTTTGGCTCCTCTAGCGGGGAAAATTCCCTTAGCTGCTCTTGCGGGTGTCCTAACATTTGTTGCTTGGAATATGAGCGAGCTGCCGCATGTTATAGAAATTCTGAAAGGACATCAGAGTGACGCAATTATTTTACTTATCACATTTTTGCTAACCGTTTTGATAGATCTTACGGTTGCTGTACAAGTCGGTATTATCTTGGCAGCTCTTCTATTTCTAAAACGCATGACTGATAAAACTACCGTAGAAATTTGCCAAAATTTGGTGAATGAGAATAAAAATGAAATAGCAGAACCTTCTGATGCTGAACTTCTTTTTCGAAAAGATATCCCCTCTGATGTGACAGTTTTTGAGATTAGAGGGCCATTTTTCTATAGCGTGGCTGATCTACTCGATGAGGTTCTTTTTCAATTAAACTATCACCCCCGAGTTTTTATTCTACGTCTTCATAAAACTCCCTTAATTGACGCGACTGGATTACGAGCTATTAAACAATTTGGGTTGAAGTGCAAAAAGAAAGGCATAATATTTATGCTCGCTGATGTTGATGATAAAAACTATGATTTATTTATTAACTCAGGAATAGCAGAAGCCATAGGAAAAGATCTTATGTTTAAAGACATTGAAGCTGCCCTTGCTTATTGCAAATAG
- a CDS encoding AURKAIP1/COX24 domain-containing protein has protein sequence MSSVKKKRRYKIAKHKRKKRSRRDRHKT, from the coding sequence ATGTCATCTGTAAAAAAGAAGCGCAGATACAAAATTGCAAAGCATAAGCGCAAAAAGCGTAGTAGACGTGATCGTCACAAAACCTAA
- a CDS encoding F-box protein: protein MGVNFNPSFSHLPNELQAAIFSWLPEKDLGMAALVSKPWKQLAEDSFLWKKLFCRRWSNLTQIKTSRFGWKKIYKKKYVPGKLRSSFSPEHFHHQMHKLPLTGSPEILELKVKKDLAFLKMTAGTAQLYKLNRKTGRLIFDNLKDKHAHLIHWKGNHLHLLTTDGYLYRWKDNEPRAKQALCFLGAFEQAYFEQNFLLLILPERKKIKVINIATAEGHEIKTSFAYPILCMDCRDNQALIHCIDGSLYLLKDLGGYFNSLPADQLIRLEGKIIELPLKELCQFDDSQVMMLWNNGSKKEYRVWNAENGTKIYEGELEPLPSDKYFKKKQVKLTVCDYNQSQLVVGFSDGTIACYESANGKFIREKLMTFRAIRFLQVGKEYCITAANLDFFFEMHPLSFTDLDRKRLYAKRPGKAEEVIAKLRSFYSNKRSVASCDTDGWLEQWNYDGIISRKKGSISPSNDKHKDTLLHLTPFLFS from the coding sequence ATGGGAGTAAATTTCAATCCTAGCTTTAGTCACCTACCTAATGAGCTACAAGCAGCTATCTTTAGTTGGTTGCCAGAAAAAGATTTAGGCATGGCCGCATTAGTCAGTAAGCCCTGGAAACAGTTAGCAGAAGACTCTTTTTTATGGAAAAAGCTATTTTGCCGCCGCTGGAGTAACCTTACCCAAATTAAAACTTCACGCTTCGGCTGGAAAAAGATTTATAAGAAAAAGTATGTTCCTGGAAAGCTGCGCTCCTCTTTTTCTCCTGAACATTTTCATCATCAGATGCATAAGCTTCCTTTGACTGGCTCCCCAGAGATTTTAGAATTAAAGGTCAAGAAAGACCTAGCCTTTTTGAAAATGACAGCGGGGACAGCCCAGCTCTATAAACTGAACAGAAAGACAGGTAGGCTGATTTTTGATAATTTAAAGGATAAGCATGCCCATTTAATCCATTGGAAAGGCAACCATCTTCACTTGCTTACTACCGATGGCTATCTTTACCGTTGGAAAGACAATGAACCTAGAGCTAAGCAAGCCCTATGTTTTCTAGGAGCATTTGAACAAGCCTATTTTGAGCAAAACTTTCTTCTCCTTATTCTGCCTGAACGCAAAAAGATTAAGGTAATTAATATAGCCACTGCAGAGGGGCATGAGATAAAAACATCTTTTGCCTATCCTATTCTTTGCATGGACTGCCGTGATAATCAAGCCTTGATTCATTGTATAGATGGTTCACTTTACCTTCTTAAAGATTTAGGAGGATACTTTAACTCCTTACCTGCTGATCAGCTTATTCGTTTAGAGGGTAAGATCATCGAATTACCCCTTAAAGAGCTATGCCAGTTTGATGATTCTCAAGTGATGATGTTATGGAATAATGGCTCTAAAAAAGAATATCGCGTGTGGAATGCAGAAAATGGAACCAAAATATATGAAGGAGAGCTTGAGCCCTTACCTTCAGATAAGTATTTCAAGAAAAAGCAAGTTAAGCTTACGGTTTGCGACTATAATCAAAGCCAATTAGTGGTCGGGTTTAGCGATGGAACAATTGCCTGTTATGAGTCTGCTAATGGAAAATTTATAAGAGAGAAATTGATGACTTTTCGCGCTATTAGATTTCTTCAGGTAGGCAAAGAGTACTGTATTACTGCGGCTAATCTAGACTTCTTTTTTGAAATGCACCCACTTTCTTTTACTGATCTAGATAGGAAACGCCTCTATGCTAAGCGGCCAGGAAAAGCTGAAGAAGTAATTGCCAAATTGAGAAGCTTTTATTCTAACAAACGAAGCGTAGCCAGTTGTGATACCGATGGCTGGCTAGAGCAATGGAATTATGATGGAATCATCAGTCGGAAAAAAGGAAGTATTTCCCCAAGTAATGACAAGCATAAAGATACGCTTTTACACCTCACACCTTTCCTCTTCAGTTAG
- the rpoN gene encoding RNA polymerase factor sigma-54: protein MSDPISLNLLARQATSLKQTQRLMMSPQMQQAIHLLQMPVLELSATVEQELQQNPLLDFIEDEEEHSSLKKLEEENAEIPEEGEQQPEKELTFNENDFEIMKKLDEEFRDYLYDLPPSNHRTREEEKLKTFQESSIYAESSLFEHLMQQAKESFDCEEDRAIAEAIIGNFDENGFLQTPVQEIALLYNFPIEKIKNLLKTIQAFEPYGVGAANMQESLLIQLRCRQKHHTLAYKILEEHYEDLIHNRIPSINKKLACSSEEISKALQKDISRLDLHPGTGHFKHFVQYITPDATIEINNDNLAVRINNDFLPSMRINRRYLQMLEDESLSADTKEFIRTKLSSAKWLFKNVHQRNDTLLKILELLTNQQKEFFLDDCGKLMPLTMKSIAEQLNLHESTIARAVANKYIDTPRGILPLRSFFTNALQSEKGEDISSNTIKNLLKEVISQEDKKHPLSDANLSKLLTEKGMDCARRTIAKYRAELKLGNAQQRRQY, encoded by the coding sequence ATGAGTGATCCAATTTCTTTAAACCTATTAGCTCGCCAAGCCACAAGCCTTAAGCAAACGCAGCGCCTGATGATGTCGCCGCAAATGCAACAGGCTATTCATTTACTGCAAATGCCTGTGCTAGAGCTTTCAGCCACAGTGGAGCAAGAACTTCAACAAAACCCTTTGCTCGACTTTATCGAGGATGAAGAAGAGCATTCTAGTTTAAAAAAGTTAGAAGAAGAAAATGCGGAAATTCCTGAAGAGGGCGAGCAACAACCTGAAAAAGAATTAACTTTTAATGAGAATGATTTTGAGATTATGAAAAAACTCGATGAAGAGTTTCGGGACTATCTATATGATCTTCCTCCCTCTAACCATCGCACACGAGAAGAAGAGAAGCTTAAAACATTTCAGGAAAGCTCCATTTATGCGGAAAGTTCTCTTTTTGAACATTTAATGCAACAGGCAAAAGAATCCTTTGATTGCGAAGAAGATAGAGCAATAGCTGAAGCAATCATTGGTAACTTCGATGAGAATGGATTTTTGCAAACCCCTGTCCAAGAAATCGCTTTGCTTTATAATTTTCCTATAGAAAAAATTAAAAACCTTTTGAAAACAATACAAGCTTTCGAGCCCTATGGGGTTGGAGCAGCTAATATGCAAGAATCTTTGCTGATTCAATTACGTTGTCGCCAAAAGCATCATACTCTCGCCTACAAAATTCTTGAAGAACATTATGAGGACCTTATTCATAATCGCATTCCTTCTATTAACAAAAAGCTTGCTTGCTCTTCGGAAGAAATCTCAAAGGCTTTGCAAAAAGATATTTCTCGCTTGGATCTGCATCCTGGAACAGGACATTTCAAACATTTTGTCCAATATATTACTCCAGATGCTACTATTGAAATAAATAATGATAACTTAGCTGTACGCATAAACAATGATTTCCTACCCTCCATGCGGATTAACAGACGTTATTTACAGATGCTAGAGGACGAATCCCTTTCTGCAGATACCAAAGAGTTTATTCGTACTAAGTTATCCTCGGCTAAATGGCTCTTTAAAAATGTCCATCAGCGCAATGACACTCTTTTAAAAATCTTAGAACTACTTACCAATCAGCAAAAGGAATTTTTTTTGGATGATTGCGGCAAGCTTATGCCTTTAACCATGAAATCAATAGCCGAACAATTAAACTTGCATGAATCTACTATTGCCCGCGCAGTTGCTAATAAATATATTGATACTCCCCGCGGGATTCTGCCTTTGCGCTCTTTTTTTACAAATGCTTTACAATCAGAAAAAGGAGAAGACATTTCTTCTAATACTATAAAAAACTTACTAAAGGAAGTAATTAGCCAAGAAGATAAAAAACATCCTTTGTCCGATGCCAATTTATCTAAGCTATTAACGGAAAAAGGAATGGACTGCGCTAGACGTACAATAGCCAAATATCGAGCAGAACTCAAGCTAGGCAATGCTCAGCAAAGGCGCCAATATTAA
- a CDS encoding co-chaperone GroES, translated as MTKIKPLGNRVLIKRSKPQPTKGGILLPDSAQEKPKEGVIVAAGPGKLNDEGQREPLNVQVGDRILFSSYAGTEIKSSDEEDELLIMSEDDILGILA; from the coding sequence ATGACAAAAATAAAACCTCTTGGTAATCGCGTTTTAATTAAACGTTCTAAACCTCAGCCTACCAAAGGTGGTATCCTACTGCCAGACTCAGCACAAGAAAAACCAAAAGAAGGAGTGATTGTAGCTGCCGGTCCTGGTAAATTAAACGATGAAGGACAAAGAGAGCCCCTTAATGTACAAGTGGGTGATCGCATTTTATTCAGTTCATATGCGGGGACTGAAATCAAAAGTAGTGATGAAGAAGATGAGCTTCTAATCATGTCTGAAGATGATATACTTGGTATTCTTGCTTAA
- the mnmG gene encoding tRNA uridine-5-carboxymethylaminomethyl(34) synthesis enzyme MnmG — protein MWKYPTKYDVIIMGAGHAGCEAALASARLGARTLLLTMNLDTIGKMSCNPAVGGVAKGHIVREIDALGGEMGKAIDCTGIQFRMLNATKGPAVWAPRAQADKAAYQLEMKHRLEKTPGLEIKQGTIEELIVEQDRIQGVITKEGILYYCSALVISSGTFMRGLLHIGETNYAGGRAGDQPAVGLSASLIKLGLKLGRLKTGTPPRVNQRSIDYSHTEEQPGDPNVKFSFDDEPINRLPQISCYITYTTEETKKIILENIHRSPMYSGKITGVGPRYCPSIEDKIVRFADKERHQIFLEPEGLKTEEVYVNGVSSSLPFDVQMAFIKSIPALRNAEIMRPAYAIEYDYVVSGQIDSSLQCKTIEGLFLAGQINGTSGYEEAAGQGLMAGINAAHHVQAKPPLILKRSEAYIGVMIDDLVTKGLEEPYRMFTSRAEHRLLLRQDNADLRLRHYGYEIGLIEEKRYASLKYKEKMIQEGVNRLEKAFVQLKGKGYSLAQLLCRPENNYASLLNDYPAEMQNYGMEINFQIELALKYAGYIQRQHGEVAKLAHLEHILIPKDFDFASITGLRNEALQKLADAHPLNLGQASRLSGVSPADISVLMIALVRFNANKNFELVNQEALSSFPNSEGSE, from the coding sequence ATGTGGAAATATCCAACCAAGTATGATGTTATTATCATGGGAGCTGGCCATGCAGGTTGTGAAGCTGCTTTAGCTTCTGCTCGCCTAGGTGCAAGGACACTTCTATTAACAATGAATTTGGATACGATTGGAAAAATGAGCTGCAATCCTGCTGTAGGGGGTGTGGCTAAAGGCCATATTGTCCGGGAAATCGATGCCCTAGGTGGAGAAATGGGCAAAGCTATCGATTGTACAGGAATTCAATTTCGGATGTTGAATGCGACTAAAGGTCCTGCGGTATGGGCTCCTAGAGCGCAAGCCGATAAAGCCGCTTATCAGTTGGAGATGAAGCATCGCTTGGAGAAAACGCCTGGCTTAGAAATTAAACAAGGGACCATTGAAGAATTAATTGTTGAACAAGATCGTATCCAAGGGGTCATTACTAAGGAAGGCATTCTTTATTATTGCTCAGCTTTAGTGATTTCTTCCGGAACTTTTATGCGAGGCTTGCTGCATATTGGGGAGACTAACTATGCCGGCGGCCGTGCTGGTGACCAGCCTGCTGTGGGCTTATCAGCTAGCTTGATCAAGCTAGGTTTAAAGTTAGGGCGTCTAAAAACAGGTACTCCACCACGAGTGAACCAGCGATCGATCGATTATAGTCACACTGAAGAGCAGCCCGGCGATCCGAATGTGAAGTTCTCTTTCGATGATGAGCCCATCAATCGCTTACCTCAAATATCTTGCTATATCACTTATACTACCGAAGAAACTAAAAAGATCATTTTAGAAAATATTCATCGCTCTCCTATGTATTCAGGTAAAATCACAGGCGTGGGCCCCCGCTATTGTCCCTCGATTGAAGATAAAATCGTGCGCTTTGCAGATAAAGAGCGCCATCAAATTTTTTTGGAGCCTGAGGGCTTAAAAACAGAAGAGGTATATGTTAATGGGGTCTCTTCTTCTCTCCCTTTTGATGTACAAATGGCTTTCATTAAAAGTATTCCTGCTTTAAGAAATGCTGAAATCATGCGTCCTGCTTATGCTATCGAATATGACTATGTAGTCAGTGGGCAAATTGATAGCTCTTTGCAATGTAAGACGATAGAAGGACTTTTTCTTGCTGGGCAAATCAATGGAACTTCAGGGTACGAAGAAGCTGCTGGACAAGGATTAATGGCAGGAATTAATGCCGCTCATCATGTACAAGCTAAACCCCCATTAATCTTGAAAAGATCGGAAGCTTATATTGGTGTAATGATCGATGATCTGGTCACTAAGGGTTTAGAGGAGCCTTATCGCATGTTTACTAGCCGAGCCGAGCACCGTCTTTTGCTCAGGCAAGATAATGCCGACCTTAGATTGCGCCACTATGGTTATGAAATTGGCCTGATAGAAGAAAAACGCTATGCTTCTCTTAAATATAAAGAAAAAATGATTCAAGAAGGCGTGAATCGACTGGAAAAAGCTTTTGTTCAGCTCAAAGGAAAAGGGTATAGCCTAGCGCAGCTTCTTTGCCGCCCAGAAAATAATTATGCAAGTTTATTAAATGATTATCCCGCTGAGATGCAGAATTACGGTATGGAAATTAACTTTCAGATTGAGCTTGCTCTAAAATATGCAGGGTATATTCAACGTCAGCATGGCGAAGTCGCTAAATTGGCTCATCTTGAGCATATTCTCATCCCTAAAGATTTCGATTTTGCCTCTATTACGGGCTTAAGAAATGAAGCTCTCCAAAAACTAGCAGATGCCCATCCCTTAAATCTAGGACAGGCTTCACGCCTTTCAGGAGTTTCGCCAGCAGATATTTCTGTTCTAATGATTGCCTTGGTGCGATTTAATGCTAATAAAAATTTTGAGCTGGTCAATCAAGAGGCCCTTTCTTCTTTTCCTAACAGTGAAGGAAGTGAGTAA
- the dnaB gene encoding replicative DNA helicase yields MSDNPSKVRVAPNSKESEMMVLGCMLTSVNGLNIAADGLDEADFYYTEHKIIFEVLKTSYKNDKPADVHLVCEELKRLGKLKAAGGAAYITTLAQYAGTSAYIEEYTDIVRNKAILRRMINTSQVVEKKALEEPQDVLGALDEAQQLFYQISQTANQTTGKLISQILSGVKAETATPFLKALEERQVRYQERGPEESGITGLPTYYTDLDKLINGLNNSNLMILAARPAMGKTALAINIAENVCFKSNMPVGVFSLEMSAEQLVHRIICSQSEVESDKIKTGSLNGIEYQRIVSAVNMMQNHVMVIDDQPGLKITDLRARARRMKETYGIGFLVIDYLQLITGSGSFRGQENRQNEISEISRLLKNLARELNIPVLCLSQLSRKVEERQGHRPMMSDLRESGSIEQDSDIILFLLRREYYDPMDKPGMAELIVAKNRHGGVGSINFTYRKEIVQFANYIPVKYDPNASAEKEMASEFGNFN; encoded by the coding sequence ATGTCAGATAATCCTTCTAAAGTTCGTGTTGCTCCTAACTCTAAAGAATCAGAAATGATGGTTCTAGGGTGCATGCTTACCAGTGTCAACGGCCTTAACATTGCGGCGGATGGCCTAGATGAAGCCGATTTTTATTACACCGAGCATAAAATAATCTTCGAGGTTCTTAAGACTTCCTATAAAAATGATAAGCCTGCTGATGTGCATCTTGTTTGTGAAGAGTTAAAGCGCTTAGGTAAGCTAAAAGCTGCAGGGGGAGCTGCTTATATAACAACTTTAGCTCAATATGCTGGTACTTCCGCCTATATTGAAGAATACACCGACATTGTTCGCAACAAAGCTATTTTAAGACGCATGATTAATACGTCTCAAGTGGTTGAAAAAAAAGCCCTGGAAGAGCCACAAGATGTGCTAGGTGCTTTAGATGAAGCCCAACAACTTTTTTATCAAATAAGCCAAACTGCCAATCAGACGACAGGTAAGCTGATTAGCCAAATTTTATCGGGCGTTAAGGCTGAAACTGCTACTCCTTTTTTGAAAGCTTTAGAAGAGCGGCAGGTTCGTTATCAAGAACGTGGGCCGGAAGAAAGCGGCATTACGGGCCTTCCTACTTACTATACCGACCTGGATAAGTTAATTAATGGACTTAACAATTCTAATTTGATGATCCTTGCTGCTCGTCCCGCTATGGGTAAAACGGCCTTGGCCATCAACATTGCCGAAAATGTCTGCTTTAAGAGCAATATGCCCGTAGGGGTTTTTTCCTTAGAGATGAGTGCAGAGCAGCTCGTGCATCGAATTATTTGTTCCCAATCGGAGGTTGAGTCAGATAAAATTAAAACAGGTTCTTTAAATGGCATTGAATACCAAAGGATTGTCTCAGCTGTCAATATGATGCAAAATCATGTCATGGTCATTGATGATCAGCCAGGACTTAAAATTACAGATTTAAGAGCACGTGCCCGACGTATGAAAGAAACTTACGGCATAGGGTTTTTAGTGATAGACTATTTGCAGTTGATTACAGGCTCTGGCTCTTTTCGAGGACAGGAAAATCGTCAAAATGAAATCTCAGAGATCTCACGCTTGCTAAAGAATTTGGCAAGGGAGCTTAATATTCCTGTCCTATGCCTCTCACAGCTGTCGCGAAAAGTAGAAGAGCGTCAAGGACACCGCCCGATGATGAGTGATTTGCGTGAAAGTGGAAGCATTGAGCAAGACTCGGACATTATTTTATTCTTATTGAGGCGAGAATATTATGATCCGATGGATAAACCTGGCATGGCTGAATTGATCGTAGCTAAAAACCGCCATGGTGGAGTAGGAAGTATTAACTTCACCTATCGGAAAGAAATCGTGCAGTTTGCTAATTATATTCCTGTTAAATACGATCCCAATGCCTCTGCAGAAAAAGAGATGGCCTCCGAATTTGGCAATTTTAATTAA